A region of Leishmania infantum JPCM5 genome chromosome 31 DNA encodes the following proteins:
- a CDS encoding putative N-acyl-L-amino acid amidohydrolase, with translation MPAINREELDRRVEQIYDQVVAWRRYIHENPDLSFEEQPTAAYIMGELQKMDAKGEWLHISQPESNCVVADLKGGGGDGPIIALRADIDALPVEELTDVPFASKKQGVMHACGHDTHAAMLLGATRLLLEDAGRIKGTVRLLFQPAEEVPPGGAQMMIEKGCMEGVAMVFAEHIIPMKEGPTGTVLVRKGPVLSSSDTLHAEIIGRGGHASMPESSIDPIAIACLAVTALQQVVSRRMPPSKCPIFTITTITSSSDSYNVIPDRVTLKGTLRTQDREVREDAKKAVAEVLHGMCRSYGAMCNLNWLPGYDVTVNTDSAYDVGMRVFAQVLPSKDQVVELSACMSPSEDFSEFAKVAPANYVGIGCYNPGKGCTAVNHNAKFRVDEEAMKVGVKVHYGTIHELLMQ, from the coding sequence ATGCCGGCCATCAACCGCGAGGAGCTCGACCGGCGTGTGGAGCAGATCTACGACCAGGTGGTTGCCTGGCGCCGCTACATCCACGAGAACCCGGACCTCTCGTTCGAGGAGCAGCCGACGGCGGCCTACATCATGGGTGAGCTGCAGAAGATGGACGCGAAGGGCGAATGGCTGCACATCAGCCAGCCTGAAAGCAACTGCGTTGTTGCTGACCTGaagggtggcggtggcgacggcccGATCATTGCGCTGCGTGCGGACATCGACGCGCTGCCTGTCGAGGAGCTGACAGACGTGCCGTTTGCGTCGAAGAAGCAGGGCGTgatgcacgcgtgcggccacgacacgcacgcggcgatgctgctcggcgcgacgaggctgctgctggaggatgCGGGGAGGATCAAGGGCACCGTGCGCCTGCTGTTTCAGcctgcggaggaggtgccgccgggTGGCGCCCAGATGATGATCGAGAAGGGCTGCATGGAGGGCGTGGCGATGGTGTTTGCTGAGCACATCATCCCGATGAAGGAGGGGCCTACGGGCACAGTTTTGGTGAGGAAGGGTCCGGTTCTCTCCAGCAGTGACACCCTACACGCGGAAATAATTGGCCGCGGCGGGCATGCCTCCATGCCGGAGAGCTCCATCGACCCTATCGCGATCGCGTGCCTTGCCGTGACTGCCCTTCAGCAGGTGGTGTCGCGTCGCATGCCGCCATCCAAGTGCCCAATCTTCACCATCACCACGATAACCTCGAGCTCTGACAGCTACAACGTGATCCCTGACAGGGTGACGCTGAAGGgcacgctgcgcacgcaggaTCGCGAGGTGCGGGAAGATGCCAAAAAGGCTGTCGCTGAGGTGCTTCACGGCATGTGCAGATCGTACGGTGCGATGTGCAACCTCAACTGGCTTCCTGGCTACGATGTGACGGTGAACACGGACAGCGCGTACGACGTGGGAATGCGAGTTTTTGCGCAGGTGCTCCCCTCGAAGGACCAGGTTGTGGAGCTTTCGGCTTGCATGTCTCCCTCCGAGGACTTCAGCGAGTTTGCGAAGGTGGCACCTGCGAACTATGTGGGGATTGGCTGCTACAATCCTGGGAAGGGGTGCACTGCGGTGAACCACAACGCGAAGTTCcgcgtggacgaggaggcgatgaAGGTCGGCGTGAAGGTCCATTATGGCACTATCCACGAGCTGCTCATGCAGTGA
- a CDS encoding putative monoglyceride lipase, which produces MPCCCSGGHCLKYATPGRAPPDPQLFPHYMQNAQNLWLHFSEWWPHGDGGSCPAPPTKGVVFIVPGLGEHTGRYDSVALRLNQEGYVVFSMDNQGTGGSEGERLYVERFTHFVDDVCAFVVFIQTRYAALKSQPTFLMGHSMGGLIATLVAQRDASGFRGVVLSGPALGLSKPVPRFMRSLAHFLSQWFPKLPVRKLNPELVSYNTPVVQLVKQDPFYSNVTLRARFVDEMLIAQDRAAEAAATSKFPFLIVHGEEDQLCSLETSKSFFKNALSEDKFLASYRRAGHEVLTEMCRAEVMAEVMKFINERAR; this is translated from the coding sequence atgccgtgctgctgctctggcgGCCATTGCCTGAAGTACGCCACTCCAGGTCGGGCACCACCCGACCCACAGCTCTTTCCTCACTACATGCAAAATGCGCAGAACCTGTGGCTGCACTTCAGCGAGTGGTGGCCGCatggtgacggcggcagctgcccgGCCCCGCCAACTAAAGGCGTCGTTTTTATCGTGCCCGGCTTGGGCGAGCACACCGGCCGCTACGACTCCGTCGCGCTCCGACTCAACCAGGAGGGCTACGTTGTGTTTTCCATGGACAATCAAGGcactggcggcagcgaaggcgaGCGACTATACGTTGAGCGCTTCACGCACTTCGTCGATGACGTCTGCGCGTTCGTCGTATTCATCCAGACACGGTACGCGGCCCTCAAGAGCCAGCCAACCTTTCTTATGGGGCACTCGATGGGGGGCCTCATTGCCACTCTGGTGGCGCAGAGGGACGCAAGTGGCTTCCGCGGGGTCGTGCTGAGCGGCCCGGCCCTCGGGCTGTCGAAGCCCGTCCCCCGCTTTATGCGGTCGCTTGCGCACTTTCTCTCACAGTGGTTCCCGAagctgccggtgcgcaaACTCAACCCCGAACTCGTCAGCTACAACACCCCTGTCGTGCAACTTGTGAAGCAGGACCCATTTTACTCCAACGTGACGCTTCGCGCGCGCTTCGTCGATGAGATGCTGATTGCGCAGGATCGCGCCGCAGAAGCTGCGGCAACGTCGAAGTTTCCTTTTCTGATTGTCCACGGCGAGGAAGATCAGCTCTGCTCGTTAGAGACGTCTAAAAGCTTCTTCAAGAACGCGCTGTCAGAGGACAAGTTTCTGGCCTCCTACCGCCGTGCCGGGCATGAAGTACTGACGGAGATGTGCCGAGCTGAGGTGATGGCAGAGGTGATGAAGTTTATCAACGAGCGGGCGAGGTGA
- a CDS encoding putative N-acyl-L-amino acid amidohydrolase yields MPAINREELDRRVEQIYDQVVAWRRYIHENPDLSFEEQPTAAYIMGELQKMDAKGEWLHISQPESNCVVADLKGGGGDGPIIALRADIDALPVEELTDVPFASKKQGVMHACGHDTHAAMLLGATRLLLEDAGRIKGTVRLLFQPAEEVPPGGAQMMIEKGCMEGVAMVFAEHIFPFPGLTTGKVGFMRGAVTSSSDCFCIDVIGRGGHASMPESSIDPIAIACLAVTALQQVVSRRMPPSKCPVLTVATITSSSDSYNVIPDRVTLKGTLRTQDREVRENTLKYVEDVVAGVTKSFGATYTCKWIDGYDLTINHPSAVDVSERVFAQVLPSKDDAVEFKECHYGSEDFSAFSNCCPGNFVGIGCYNEAEQCTALNHNAKFKVDEEAMKVGVKVHYGTIHELLMQ; encoded by the coding sequence ATGCCGGCCATCAACCGCGAGGAGCTCGACCGGCGTGTGGAGCAGATCTACGACCAGGTGGTTGCCTGGCGCCGCTACATCCACGAGAACCCGGACCTCTCGTTCGAGGAGCAGCCGACGGCGGCCTACATCATGGGTGAGCTGCAGAAGATGGACGCGAAGGGCGAATGGCTGCACATCAGCCAGCCTGAAAGCAACTGCGTTGTTGCTGACCTGaagggtggcggtggcgacggcccGATCATTGCGCTGCGTGCGGACATCGACGCGCTGCCTGTCGAGGAGCTGACAGACGTGCCGTTTGCGTCGAAGAAGCAGGGCGTgatgcacgcgtgcggccacgacacgcacgcggcgatgctgctcggcgcgacgaggctgctgctggaggatgCGGGGAGGATCAAGGGCACCGTGCGCCTGCTGTTTCAGcctgcggaggaggtgccgccgggTGGCGCCCAGATGATGATCGAGAAGGGCTGCATGGAGGGCGTGGCGATGGTGTTTGCTGAGCACATCTTTCCGTTTCCTGGGTTAACAACGGGGAAGGTAGGCTTTATGCGGGGCGCTGTGACGAGCAGCAGTGATTGCTTCTGCATCGATGTGatcggccgcggcgggcATGCCTCCATGCCGGAGAGCTCCATCGACCCTATCGCGATCGCGTGCCTTGCCGTGACTGCCCTTCAGCAGGTGGTGTCGCGTCGCATGCCGCCATCCAAGTGTCCTGTGCTGACGGTCGCGACGATAACCTCGAGCTCTGACAGCTACAACGTGATCCCTGACAGGGTGACGCTGAAGGgcacgctgcgcacgcaggaTCGCGAGGTGCGCGAAAACACGCTGAAGTACGTGGAAGACGTTGTAGCCGGCGTCACGAAGAGCTTCGGGGCGACCTACACGTGCAAATGGATCGACGGGTACGATCTTACGATCAACCACCCCTCCGCTGTTGACGTCTCGGAGCGAGTGTTTGCGCAGGTGTTGCCCTCGAAGGACGACGCCGTGGAGTTCAAGGAGTGCCACTATGGCTCCGAGGACTTCAGCGCCTTTTCCAACTGCTGTCCCGGCAACTTCGTGGGCATTGGCTGCTACAACGAAGCGGAGCAGTGCACTGCACTGAACCACAACGCGAAGTTCaaggtggacgaggaggcgatgaAGGTCGGCGTGAAGGTCCACTATGGCACTATCCACGAGCTGCTCATGCAGTGA